The DNA region CCTTCGCGGGCTTTACGTTCCCGTGATTCAAATGAGCCAAATCCCACCAATGTTACCTTATCACCAGAGGAAACCGCTTCAATAATCGTTTCCAAAGCGGCAGTTAAGACTGCATCCGCTTGTTTCTTGGTAACACTAGCTTTTTCAGCTACGGCATCAACTAATTCACCTTTGTTCATGTCAAACTCCTGAAGGTTTACTTGAGATTCTTTACGGATGCACCCTGATACATCTGTACTGAAATCTTTGTTTGCGAAAATACAAAAATCATCCTTTGGGAGTAGCTTTACTCAAAACGGCTGTACATCCCATCGGCTCGACTTTTCAATGAATCATTCTAAGGTGTTGTAGCCTGATGTGGATAGATGAAACCATTAATTTATATAGATTTCAGGATTTTTTGTAATTTTAGGGTACTTGTTTCACTAAAAACTACCCCAAAAGTAGGAAAAAATACCTAGTAAATCCCGCAATTGTAAAGAAAACAGAGGAATGAGGAGGTGGGAGATGGCCAATGTTTGTTGGCATTCATTACCGATGTTGAAGAGTTATTGCTGAGATTCACTAATGTTTATAAAAAATAGTTTGTAGTAAGCACTTTAGTGCTTAAAAAATAAGAACTTCAGTCTTTACCCAACGGGAAATGATATAGCTTTGTGTAATTCGACTCATTAGGCTAGCTTTAGTCAAGATTTTACTGTTTCCCATCAGAAATTTTTTGTTGCACCCAAGCCCGAAAAGCACGGGTAGTAGCAATTTCCCCATTCTTCTTCGCTTCTTGGATAAACCCAGGAATCTCCTTCACCGATACAGGCGCAAAAGTAGGGCTGGTTTCGACTTCTGAGTATTGCCCACCTGCAAGGGTATAGACTCGCAACACACTGCCGTTATAACGCCAAAATTCCGGGACTCCCATCGCAGCATAAAGCCTCAGCTTATCTATCGCAGACCTGGAATATTCCACCTCTAGCACTAGGTCAGGGGGCGGGTCGATCGCTATGTCAATATTTTCTTTATCTCGAACTAACGCTTCATTTTGAATATAGTAGCTACTATCTGGCTCGGCTCCCTTTTTTAAATCATCTCGCGTTAAAGTTAGCGAACCAGCGCGTTTAATTTCCCAGCCCAACTCTTCGCACAATACACCAACAAAAGCTTCAATCACACGGTTTGAGTTCTCGTGCGGCATTTGTGGGGTCATAATTTCTATCGTTCCATCGTCATAAGCAAATCGGGAATTACGTTCTGAACCCATTTCAGCCAGCATGGTTTTAAAAGTTTGCCAGCTGATGTTTTGCAGTAAAACCCTATTTTCTGCGGATGTTGTTATTGCCACCATAGTTTAGTTCTCCGCAACAAACCTTTTGCCAGTACTGTATCCCTTAATATTACTGTTAAGGCTGAACGTAAGAGAGCGATATGATCGAAACGAATACTAGGGGTAATAGATTATGACTCAAGCCATACCAAAACTAGTAACCTTTGAAGATTTTGCAGCGTGGCGACCCGAAGGTGGAAGATATGAATTACATGATGGACTGATTGTTGAAATGGCACAACCAGTAGGAGACCATGAAGATGTTGTTGGTTTTGTAGCAAGAAAACTAACAGTAGAATTTGACCGATTAAATTTACCTTATACAATCCCCAAAACTGCGCTCATTAAACCAACTAATTCTGAATCTGGCTACTCTCCAGATGTGCTATTACTCAATCGCCCTAATTTAATAAATGAGCCGCTATGGAAAAAACAATCAACTGTAAGCCTTGCAGCATCAATTCCTTTAGTAATCGAGGTAGTTAGTACTAACTGGGATGATGACTATTACACAAAACAGGGTAAGTATGAGGGTATTGGAATTCCTGAATACTGGGTTGTAGATTATCTCGGTCTAGGCGCTAAAAAATTCACTGGTAACCCGAAACAGCCTACTATATCAATTTATCAATTAATTGATGGTGAATACCAAGTTACTCAATTTAGAGGCAGCGATCGCATCCTATCGCCTACTTTCCCAGAATTGAATTTAACAGCCGAACAGATTTTTCAAGCTGGAGGTTTACCAACTTAGCCACAACCATACTTGTTATTTTAAACTACTACTAATGTCAGTACATAAACCGCCCAGAACTAAAGTTCTGGGCTAATAGCTCAACTCCACTAAAGTGGACTGAAAGCCTTTATTAGCTGTCTTTAGACGAATGAGTGCTATTAGCCTCAGAATAAATTCTGAGGCAGGCTAGATGATAATGAAATAGCCCTGAACTATGTCTCAGCCGATAGGAATTTTAAGTGTATTCAACAAGTCATACCAATTTAATGTGAAACTGCACTAAATAAGTAACTCTCTATTCTTGGCGTTCTTGGCGTACTTGGCGGTTCGTTTAATATTCTATGCATCTTCATAGAGAATTGGTATCAGAACATTATCTGTTGAATTTTGGCTGAAAATCTGAAAACTCATATTTTTTCAAATATTTTTATATTATATGATAATTGAGATTTACACTCTAAACCTTTTACCAAATTAGTTGTATATTGAGTACAAAACCAGGTAAAACATTTTCCCCGGAAATAGTTTGAGGAAATTTTAAAACTTCCATATTTTGTCCTGGACGATAAATTTCTACTTCCTGTTTTTTTCGGTTTATCAACCAACCTAGACGACAACCATTTTCGATATACTCTTGCATCTTGTTCTGAGTTTTTTTCAAGCTGTCATTAGGCGAAAGTATCTCAATTACAAAATCAGGACATAAAGGAATAAATTTTTCTTTTTGCTCTTTAGTCAAAGCATCCCAACGAGATTTTTCTACCCAAGAAACATCTGGAGAACGGTCAGCCCCTGAAGGTAAAGTAAATCCAGTTGATGAATCAAAAACTTCGCCCAATTGATTTTGGTCGTTCCAGAACCATATTTGAGCGTTAATAGCAGAATTACTTTTTCCTGTTTCTCCTCCCGTAGGTGGCATTATAATCAACTCTCCTTGGGCATTGCGTTCTAATTTTAAATCGGGGTTTTCTTCACACAATTGATAAAACTGCTCTCTTGTCAGTTTAATTACAGAATTGAGGTTTAATGTAAGTGCTGTCATAAGCTGTTACGCAAATAAGATTGGATATTTACTCGTGAGGGTTGTCATTAGTCATTAGTCATTAGTCATTTGTATTTCAAAGGACAATATTAACGATTGCAATGTACAATTCTTTTCGCGCATCAGCTTAAGAGTATTTACCTTTTTGTTAAATGACTGGCTACAAACCTTCAGTTAAAGTTTTTTAATGAAAATTAAAAATCACAAAGACATGATAAATCGTCGTATTCATATTAATTTTAATCTTACTCGTGAACAATAAGATCCCCCACTTCTTTAAGAAGTCGGGGATCTGAGTTTTTGCCAGAGGTAACTCACCTGCTTATTCTCTTTATTACCTCGCCGGAATTTTCAACCCCCGACGCTCAAGGATTTGCCGCACTTCTGGGCTGGGAGTGTAGTTATAGCCATAGGAGGAGTTCTCTGTGTCATCCATAATTTGAGGTGTGAGTAATACAATTACCTCATTGCGCTGGTTCTGTCTGTTTGTACTTCTAAATAGTGAACCAATTAGTGGAAGATCACCCAAAATAGGAATCTTGGAGATAGAAGTCCGGTCTGTGTCTTGAATAATGCCTGAGAGAATGAGCGTCTGACCATCTCTCAAGCGAATCAAGCCAGAATTAAGAGAGCGCTCAGATACCAAGAATATTTGTTGACTACCACCTCCTCCAACGTTGATTGTAGCTGGAGCTTGGGGTGCTTTGACCACAGGAGCTACCGATAGAGAAACAAAACCGTTATCGTCAATCCGCTCAATTTTGACAGCTAGGGTTAAACCTACTCGGTCTTTTTCTGCTGAAATCGTTTCGGTAGCAAGATTTGCATCCCGAACGATTTCCCTTTTAATATTGCCTACTACTTCCTGAGTCAGGTTGACATTAGCTTGTTGACCTTCTTGTACAATTAACGTGGGGTCAGTCAAAATCTTGGCGTTGCCATTTGTAATCTGAGCTTGCAAACTAGCGAGAAGACGTCTAGGGAACTGGAACAGAGATGGTAGAGCAGATGTTGCTGTTCCCAAAACTCCTGGTGTGAACGTAGTAACTCTACTGGCAGGAGTACCAGCAGTAGCAGGAACCGCAGGAACAAGCACATTACCTTGTGCATCAAGAACAGCAGGAGTACCAGGAGTACCAGGAACGGCAGGAGTATTTGTAACAGTAGTTACATTTGGTGTTCCCCTTGTAAAGTCTGTAAAACCCCCTTGGAATGGATTTTCTGAAACCCCCGCTCGACGGTTAAAGAATGATTCAGTCCCTCCTGGTACATCAGGTTGTTGTAACTGCCCGTCCACAATCGTTCTATTGCCTACCCCAGTTCCTGGAATAGCAGTGGAGTTATTTAAATCCAGGAAAGTATTACCACCACTATAGGGATTAGCAGTAACAGGTCTACCACCGCTTAAATTGCTTGCTACTTCAGCGCTAGTAGCTGGTCTGGAACCGCCAAAATTCAGAGATGCTGCACCACCATCATTTGTAAAGTAGTTATTACCAACTCCAAAGGAAAAGCTGGTGTTGTAATCTTGGGTGTTCAATAGGTTAACATCAATAATCTTGACGTTAACTACTACTTGGCGACGGCGGATATCAAGCTGAGTTAGTTGAGCCATCGCCATCTCAACTAGCCGAGGAGGGCCAATCAAGGTTAGAGCATTTGTGCGCTCATCCCCTAATGCCTGTAAACCTCTCAGTAATGGGTTAGAGTCTGTAAAAGTAACACGTTGAGTTTCAACTCTGCTTTCTGTGGTGGTCTGAGTTTGGGTGATAGGGGTAGCTCCAGCCCCAACAGGTACAGCATTAACGCTGGTAACTTGTCGTTCGCGGCTGATGGCACTTTCTGCCCCCAAGCCAACCAAAAAGTTGATGGCGACTCCTACTGATACTTGATTGAGTCGTAGGCTACGCATAACCATGTCACGGGTAGAATTAGGTAGTTTAGGCCCAACAAAAACCGTGCGATTACTGCGGTTAGCTTCCAAACCACTCAGGCGCAAGACGTAGTTAAACACATCTTGGACTGGCTCATTTTCTATATCTAGGGAGATTGTTTGAGAGGTTGCTGGTGCATTAGCACCAGCAGCAGCACCTTGTTCACCTCCGATATAAGCCAAGTTCAAATTAGCAGCACGGGCAAGTAGTGATAAAACCTCACGCACCGGCGCATCTCGCAGCACTAAACGCGGTACACGTTCTTGAGTTCCTAAGTCAATGGTGCTAGGAGAAGCATCAGTATTAGAGATGGCAATATCTCCTACGGGTGGGGCGACGGCTCTAGGTAAGAAAGGTGGAGCCTGACTCACAGGTTGACCTGGCCCAGCAGCTTGTGCGGGTTGTCCGTCAATGGTGACTTCCGGGTTAGGAACGAGAACTTCTGGCTTTTGACCAGGTTGGGCTGGAGTCGTAGCAGGCGGTGCTGTGAAAGTTTGCGCTGTTGGCGTTGGTGTTGATGCTATAGTGCCTGACGATGGGCTAAAGCTGAGTGTAATTCCATTTTGCGATCGCACCACAGGTTGACTGCTAGGTGTATTGTTACTGCCTGTTACCGTTACCCGGACGCTATTGGCATCAAGCTGATTAACCTCAACAGATGCAATTCCTGGTGCTGGGCTATCTTGACGAAAGCTCTTACCTTGTGGTAATCGTAATTGAGTATTGATAATATCTGCGACTAAAGCGTTGCCTCTTTTTGTAGTGAAAACTTGGGGGCGCGACCCAGAAGAAGTTTTCAAAGCAACATTAATTCCACCATTAACTGGATTTAACTGGACATTAGTAATTTGACTAATTTGTGCCCAAACTGGTTGAGCTGCCAAAAATACAAAAGCGGCAGTACCTAATATAAAACTATTACCGTGAAGCTGTTTCACAGTTCATTCCTCACCTTATAAAACCTTGTTTACAAACAATTCTGAAAAGTTGGAGTTAGGAATGAGGAGTGAATAATTAGAAAATAATAACTCGTAATTCCTGTACAGACGCGATTAATCGCGTCTCTACTTCTAACTCCTGTACAGACGCGATTAATCGCGTCTCTAACTCCTAATTACTTTTTCGGGGCAGCCTTAGCAGCAGCAGCAGCTATTTCTTCTGGAGTAAGTGGCATCAATACCTGTAATTGGAATGATGTATTAATCGCTGCTGGCCCTACCTGCACTGGCGTTTTATCCAATGGGGATCTTGACTCTACTGGAGCCAAACTTGCTTGATAATCTTTAACTATTAACAAAGGCTGCAAACGCTCAATGTTACGCATTATCGATTGTGTTTGCTCGTAAGTTCCTGTAATTTCGGCATTGATAGTGCTGCGTTGCAGCTTACCGTTAACCTGTAGTCCTAGAGTTCCATCGGTAACTGGTTCTGGTTTTTGCGAAACTGGCACAAATTTCTTCAGTTTGGCTCTCACTACATTCATAGAAGTTGGAGTATTGCCAGAGTCAATTAAGCGGTTTATATCCAACAGCAATGTATCTAAACTTTTTTCGTTAGCGAATAAACCTAAAACCTGAACTTTTTGCTGTTTTGCCTGTGCTAACTCGTCTTTAACTTTACCAATTTCTTTGATACTGGCTTTTTTCTGCTCAATTTGCCCTTGCAATTCAGAGCTTTTGGCTTGCTGTTGCTGATAGCTTTCCAAAG from Nostoc commune NIES-4072 includes:
- a CDS encoding HU family DNA-binding protein; amino-acid sequence: MNKGELVDAVAEKASVTKKQADAVLTAALETIIEAVSSGDKVTLVGFGSFESRERKAREGRNPKTNEKMEIPATRVPAFSAGKLFREKVAPPKA
- a CDS encoding Uma2 family endonuclease yields the protein MVAITTSAENRVLLQNISWQTFKTMLAEMGSERNSRFAYDDGTIEIMTPQMPHENSNRVIEAFVGVLCEELGWEIKRAGSLTLTRDDLKKGAEPDSSYYIQNEALVRDKENIDIAIDPPPDLVLEVEYSRSAIDKLRLYAAMGVPEFWRYNGSVLRVYTLAGGQYSEVETSPTFAPVSVKEIPGFIQEAKKNGEIATTRAFRAWVQQKISDGKQ
- a CDS encoding Uma2 family endonuclease: MTQAIPKLVTFEDFAAWRPEGGRYELHDGLIVEMAQPVGDHEDVVGFVARKLTVEFDRLNLPYTIPKTALIKPTNSESGYSPDVLLLNRPNLINEPLWKKQSTVSLAASIPLVIEVVSTNWDDDYYTKQGKYEGIGIPEYWVVDYLGLGAKKFTGNPKQPTISIYQLIDGEYQVTQFRGSDRILSPTFPELNLTAEQIFQAGGLPT
- a CDS encoding Uma2 family endonuclease; amino-acid sequence: MTALTLNLNSVIKLTREQFYQLCEENPDLKLERNAQGELIIMPPTGGETGKSNSAINAQIWFWNDQNQLGEVFDSSTGFTLPSGADRSPDVSWVEKSRWDALTKEQKEKFIPLCPDFVIEILSPNDSLKKTQNKMQEYIENGCRLGWLINRKKQEVEIYRPGQNMEVLKFPQTISGENVLPGFVLNIQLIW
- a CDS encoding type IV pilus secretin family protein, producing the protein MKQLHGNSFILGTAAFVFLAAQPVWAQISQITNVQLNPVNGGINVALKTSSGSRPQVFTTKRGNALVADIINTQLRLPQGKSFRQDSPAPGIASVEVNQLDANSVRVTVTGSNNTPSSQPVVRSQNGITLSFSPSSGTIASTPTPTAQTFTAPPATTPAQPGQKPEVLVPNPEVTIDGQPAQAAGPGQPVSQAPPFLPRAVAPPVGDIAISNTDASPSTIDLGTQERVPRLVLRDAPVREVLSLLARAANLNLAYIGGEQGAAAGANAPATSQTISLDIENEPVQDVFNYVLRLSGLEANRSNRTVFVGPKLPNSTRDMVMRSLRLNQVSVGVAINFLVGLGAESAISRERQVTSVNAVPVGAGATPITQTQTTTESRVETQRVTFTDSNPLLRGLQALGDERTNALTLIGPPRLVEMAMAQLTQLDIRRRQVVVNVKIIDVNLLNTQDYNTSFSFGVGNNYFTNDGGAASLNFGGSRPATSAEVASNLSGGRPVTANPYSGGNTFLDLNNSTAIPGTGVGNRTIVDGQLQQPDVPGGTESFFNRRAGVSENPFQGGFTDFTRGTPNVTTVTNTPAVPGTPGTPAVLDAQGNVLVPAVPATAGTPASRVTTFTPGVLGTATSALPSLFQFPRRLLASLQAQITNGNAKILTDPTLIVQEGQQANVNLTQEVVGNIKREIVRDANLATETISAEKDRVGLTLAVKIERIDDNGFVSLSVAPVVKAPQAPATINVGGGGSQQIFLVSERSLNSGLIRLRDGQTLILSGIIQDTDRTSISKIPILGDLPLIGSLFRSTNRQNQRNEVIVLLTPQIMDDTENSSYGYNYTPSPEVRQILERRGLKIPAR
- a CDS encoding pilus assembly protein PilO, with product MTLSDDLNFGEQGGEFDQATPASPVLFGIAFTPKIIGILVGVIGLAGAGYILLNLLMPALESYQQQQAKSSELQGQIEQKKASIKEIGKVKDELAQAKQQKVQVLGLFANEKSLDTLLLDINRLIDSGNTPTSMNVVRAKLKKFVPVSQKPEPVTDGTLGLQVNGKLQRSTINAEITGTYEQTQSIMRNIERLQPLLIVKDYQASLAPVESRSPLDKTPVQVGPAAINTSFQLQVLMPLTPEEIAAAAAKAAPKK